One window from the genome of Canis aureus isolate CA01 chromosome 18, VMU_Caureus_v.1.0, whole genome shotgun sequence encodes:
- the LOC144288792 gene encoding uncharacterized protein LOC144288792 — translation MATAVAAAKTARAAANCRNSSFSPLPGGGFTRLRWLPPGPAARDGRAAILEERRPRISATCAPIGGRRSGRRHVTVSMAPARGEAGAGARRPARPGWGGLPSRVSGPARDSREWRLGLARRRSGSRVPRRTPGKADSDSRAERDLRGPSLGRVALRTSRVSGTRRPMSCRKTCLSHFLGPAAAEERSWVKYGLKLAPRAVPSPSELGQKLSFALAGRQRTPFESVRQVAGLIQADQLYPRS, via the coding sequence ATGGCAACAGCCGTAGCAGCAGCGAAAACTGCCCGAGCCGCCGCCAACTGCCGAAACAGCTCCTTCAGTCCTCTCCCGGGCGGCGGCTTTACTCGGCTTCGCTGGCTTCCCCCCGGCCCGGCTGCTCGCGACGGACGCGCCGCCATCTTGGAAGAGCGACGTCCGCGTATCTCTGCGACGTGCGCTCCCATTGGCGGGCGCAGGAGCGGCCGGCGGCACGTGACCGTCTCCATGGCGCCGGCGcgtggggaggcgggggcgggcgcTCGGCGGCCCGCTCGGCCCGGGTGGGGAGGCCTCCCAAGCCGGGTTTCCGGGCCGGCTCGGGACTCGCGGGAGTGGAGACTGGGTCTCGCGCGGCGGCGGAGCGGCTCGCGCGTCCCCCGCCGCACGCCGGGGAAGGCCGACTCCGACTCCCGGGCGGAGCGAGACCTGCGGGGACCGAGCCTTGGGCGGGTGGCGCTGCGGACCTCGCGCGTCTCGGGGACCCGGCGGCCGATGTCCTGTAGGAAAACTTGCCTCTCTCATTTCCTTGGCCCCGCGGCCGCCGAAGAGCGATCTTGGGTTAAATACGGTCTGAAACTTGCTCCCCGCGCAGTCCCTTCGCCTTCTGAACTTGGACAGAAACTTTCCTTCGCCCTTGCGGGTCGTCAGCGAACCCCCTTCGAGAGTGTGCGACAGGTCGCAGGACTGATACAGGCAGATCAGCTTTACCCACGATCCTAG